The Pochonia chlamydosporia 170 chromosome 1, whole genome shotgun sequence genome window below encodes:
- a CDS encoding polarized growth protein Boi2 (similar to Pyrenophora tritici-repentis Pt-1C-BFP XP_001935165.1), producing MATAARGASEPPSRPEIGDTLLVIHDFIARSSDELSLSKGDRVELIERDDEFGDGWFLGRHLVNDNTGLFPEVYTRPAPKNVPGLPPSQLSQSSQLSALAPQGNDAAVVGVANDPKPSTALPEPSSTQPPPANVVESTTSLPLQMKTEISASPSITTTSSPAPETHRTQSQTQDSQVLNDTLNVINEHITHLRGSPSSGGLRIPAAANDSGSEYSMPLDHRMSYIQGEETDEEEDRDHSRSEVESWSAEQVAEYLFTAGVEKQHCEVFRDQEITGEVLLSMDQSSLFIKAFDLGSVGRRLKTWHKIKSLQDEANSNQTRRTTRTWGSEIGSEDGKGARSRTNTTTTSLSNRISAQRLSTGQTPKVSPTALKSPLSVSSSHDSPTRPVHTKRPSAASVRELHHSRRHSSTDYRAPAPPITGVIPGTTPPALSPNGTMLSPVAHKKQASFDRNWTLGNAFGQTPPARPLSSAGLQDLVTGSDPDLQDSAVDLDRGYFSGAETDARRRNVLRKRDGTTHSRQSSYAEEQRVRSATALSRHSRFGSVDSFRDPTLSPAVQKYYGVQSTTHRRTASTNTTESVRPIPPAKDGPPAPIVTRIDTGLNPTRSPASPVNATGGKQGGFAPDWLAAVVNKPMSRGRPGMRAISDKLTHRSKDMTTQDGGLDSPGRATSSTASGEPSLDIESPGTGKSFNAAPANKNKGRKNKKDTSAYTRGLLKISPLEAKQGADYYGWMKKKSSNLMTTWKPRLFVLKGRRLAYYYSEDDDQEKGLIDISFHRVLPADNERLTGLHATITGAVGGPSLPIIGNDFDKSSNESVFIFKLMPPRAGLSRAVNFTKPTVHYFAVPNIQQGRLWMAALMKATIDRDDTQPITTTYQQKTISLSKAKQMRHRPPALMNLEEAAEDEAKPDSPKPTNGLGIFGESDSGVSGMDKLAGAGAGTANPDARTPSLEKVEPLAPAPPQSA from the exons ATGGCTACGGCTGCGCGAGGGGCCAGCGAGCCGCCATCCCGTCCAGAGATTGGCGATACCCTCCTAGTGATTC ATGATTTCATAGCACGAAGTTCCGATGAGCTTAGCCTGTCCAAAGGTGACAGGGTCGAACTGATCGAGCGAGATGACGAATTTGGTGACGGGTGGTTTTTGGGCCGCCATCTCGTAAATGACAATACTGGCCTTTTCCCTGAAG TTTATACACGTCCCGCCCCTAAAAACGTACCTGGCCTACCCCCTTCTCAACTTTCACAATCGTCTCAACTTTCGGCGCTGGCCCCGCAGGGCAACGATGCTGCtgtcgttggtgttgccaaTGATCCGAAACCGTCGACCGCACTTCCAGAGCCTTCCTCGACGCAGCCACCACCCGCCAATGTCGTGGAGTCTACAACATCGCTCCCTTTACAAATGAAGACCGAAATCTCGGCATCTCCGAGCATAACCACAACCAGCTCGCCTGCACCCGAGACACATCGGACCCAAAGTCAGACGCAAGATAGCCAAGTACTCAACGACACGCTGAACGTCATCAATGAGCATATTACGCATTTGAGGGGTTCGCCAAGTAGCGGGGGACTGCGAATACCGGCTGCAGCAAACGATTCTGGTAGCGAGTATAGTATGCCACTAGACCATCGAATGTCATATATTCAGGGCGAAGAGAccgacgaagaggaggacCGAGATCATAGCAGATCCGAAGTTGAGTCCTGGAGTGCAGAACAGGTCGCTGAATATTTGTTCACGGCTGGTGTCGAAAAACAACATTGTGAAGTATTCAGGGACCAGGAAATCACTGGCGAAGTTCTTTTGAGCATGGATCAGAGCTCTCTTTTCATCAAGGCTTTCGACCTGGGCTCAGTTGGAAGACGGCTGAAGACATGGCACAAGATCAAATCCCTTCAAGATGAAGCCAATAGCAACCAGACGAGGCGAACAACACGAACTTGGGGGAGCGAAATCGGGTCCGAGGATGGCAAAGGCGCTAGAAGTCGAACGAACACTACCACAACCTCATTATCGAATCGCATCTCGGCACAGAGATTGTCGACTGGCCAGACGCCCAAGGTCAGCCCCACGGCATTGAAATCACCTCTTTCAGTCAGCAGCTCTCATGATAGCCCGACCCGACCCGTCCACACCAAACGACCCTCGGCAGCCTCAGTTCGAGAGCTTCACCACTCACGACGCCATTCTTCCACCGATTATCGTGCTCCAGCGCCGCCGATTACCGGGGTCATACCAGGGACCACGCCACCTGCGTTGTCTCCGAACGGAACGATGTTAAGCCCTGTGGCCCATAAGAAGCAAGCATCTTTTGACCGGAATTGGACACTTGGAAACGCATTTGGTCAGACACCGCCTGCGCGACCTCTCTCTTCGGCCGGCCTCCAGGATTTGGTGACTGGTTCAGACCCAGACCTTCAAGACTCAGCAGTAGATTTGGACCGCGGTTACTTCTCTGGAGCGGAAACAGATGCAAGACGGCGCAATGTTTTAAGGAAACGGGATGGAACGACTCACTCAAGACAATCAAGCTATGCTGAGGAGCAGCGAGTTCGCAGTGCCACAGCCTTGTCAAGACATTCCAGATTCGGCAGCGTTGATTCCTTCAGAGATCCTACTCTGTCACCTGCGGTCCAGAAATACTATGGCGTACAGTCAACGACACATAGGAGGACGGCTTCGACAAACACTACTGAATCCGTTCGGCCAATCCCGCCAGCTAAGGATGGACCACCTGCTCCAATTGTTACGCGTATAGACACAGGATTGAACCCTACTCGATCACCGGCATCACCAGTCAACGCCACTGGTGGCAAGCAAGGAGGATTTGCGCCCGATTGGCTAGCTGCTGTTGTCAATAAGCCTATGAGCAGAGGTCGTCCAGGCATGCGGGCAATTTCAGACAAGCTCACTCATCGCTCAAAGGATATGACAACACAAGACGGTGGACTTGACTCACCTGGACGTGCAACATCTAGCACAGCTTCTGGAGAGcccagccttgacatcgaATCCCCTGGCACTGGCAAGAGCTTCAATGCGGCGCCGGCGAACAAGAATAAGGGCaggaagaacaagaaagacaCCAGTGCGTACACACGGGGACTCTTGAAGATTTCACCTTTGGAAGCCAAGCAAGGCGCCGACTActatggatggatgaagaaaaagagctCGAATCTCATGACGACCTGGAAGCCGCGACTGTTTGTGCTCAAAGGACGACGCCTGGCCTACTACTACTCGGAGGACGATGATCAGGAAAAGGGGCTCATCGACATCTCCTTCCATCGTGTTCTGCCAGCGGACAACGAGCGGTTGACTGGTTTACACGCAACCATCACTGGCGCAGTGGGCGGGCCTAGCCTCCCCATCATCGGCAACGACTTTGACAAGAGCAGTAACGAGtccgtcttcatcttcaagctCATGCCTCCTCGAGCCGGCCTCTCGAGGGCAGTCAATTTCACCAAGCCCACAGTACACTACTTTGCCGTGCCCAACATTCAGCAAGGCCGCCTGTGGATGGCCGCCCTGATGAAGGCCACCATTGACAGAGACGACACCCAACCCATTACAACCACGTACCAACAAAAGACCATTTCCCtcagcaaagccaagcaaATGCGCCACCGGCCCCCGGCCCTCATGAACCTCGAAGAAGCAGCCGAAGACGAAGCCAAGCCCGACAGTCCCAAACCAACCAACGGCCTAGGCATCTTTGGCGAATCCGACAGCGGCGTCTCAGGAATGGACAAGCTCGCTGGCGCCGGCGCCGGCACCGCAAACCCTGACGCGCGCACCCCTTCTCTCGAAAAAGTCGAGCCACTTGCTCCTGCACCGCCTCAAAGCGCATAG
- a CDS encoding MIZ zinc finger protein (similar to Beauveria bassiana ARSEF 2860 XP_008599479.1) encodes MSISSPSSRTAVPVSNDDVDSMRIGAANQTSLAFIGGHQPSWMASGASPATATATAPAVLSKGPTRIRKRKLLPNGHFKNLSVRPSSITANVILQTQEQPAQGSMEDAENRSPDVNNGDASSSSVPLASVPMDSNVSTSISPQATPNHPSSPKQTDLREEHLSSHNATQDYPTSNELASSAEMAQQQYHGQHPSRPTSESHTPLVNRPPPPQNFGNFYQPGEPLPQQITVGGFVYQRLDAAPPVLPSTPVYMHTASQAHFVHDAPNDGHLSNQCSPQDIRMARDHMVVWRQALIEFMNKPSGPRGSTRTLEAWRCSVMIDACKSNDVICLALHQFYCLCWRMFGPGDAYVAQEFANALQADKAHEMQAAMQPSNWAYLRQGRENIKRRYVAITSRLISQSNNTVARYTAAQAPSGPTASANQSHNTATAAPVSSIPFGEPVPSVSTSSHASWNSLAKPVRQHHLDTRQMPPSTRAEMPQAPQNASLGTRFSVTPLGEAEYPQNPYDWTSVQSGLHLARTRSPERVSAGGTKSWARYYQFLDRFALEPTALIRQKGIIQTLEFAVSATEFAEKSQPIYSKQCTSHQYHQGALRYRLKLSGKRPENAATSMADWAISPCTWPAEIYININDDPVFPQRPQHFHQHLPIELTDTIRPGINTVKISLPENVDNYRRISTYYLAVEIIKIMDHESTSAMVLDLEAFSAEQMRSEIKRRIQPSDSGSNDVVVQDESLSISLTDPFSACMIESPVRGIRCKHLECFDLEIWLQTRRGKQSQSRTEPSLADGWKCPICGEYAGPRCLQKDEYLLSVRQGLAQAGKTWTKSIKVTADGNWTATELPTDIDGQGGDATGGKQIKVEPEVIEILDD; translated from the exons ATGTCAATATCTTCACCTTCAAGTCGGACGGCTGTCCCTGTTTccaatgatgatgttgactCGATGCGGATAGGCGCAGCAAACCAGACGAGCCTTGCTTTTATAGGGGGTCACCAACCATCGTggatggcgtctggtgcttcacctgcaactgcaactgcaactgctCCCGCCGTCTTATCCAAAGGCCCTACACGTATTCGAAAGAGGAAACTATTGCCAAATGGCCACTTCAAAAACTTATCAGTGCGGCCAAGCTCCATTACAGCCAATGTCATACTCCAAACACAAGAGCAGCCGGCGCAAGGTTCCATGGAAGATGCTGAAAATCGCAGTCCTGACGT GAACAATGGtgatgcttcttcttcttcggtgcCTCTGGCATCAGTACCAATGGACTCGAACGTATCGACAAGCATCAGTCCCCAGGCCACGCCCAACCATCCATCGTCACCAAAACAGACCGACTTGAGGGAAGAACATTTATCTAGCCACAATGCTACTCAAGACTATCCCACAAGCAATGAGTTAGCTAGTAGTGCGGAGATGGCGCAACAGCAGTACCACGGCCAACACCCGAGCCGTCCAACCTCTGAGTCTCATACACCTCTGGTGAATCGaccacctccaccacaaaACTTTGGCAACTTTTACCAGCCAGGAGAACCGCTTCCCCAACAGATCACTGTCGGGGGCTTCGTCTATCAACGTCTGGATGCTGCTCCTCCTGTTCTCCCGTCCACCCCTGTGTACATGCACACAGCATCTCAAGCACACTTTGTCCATGATGCTCCCAACGACGGTCACCTCTCAAATCAGTGCTCTCCGCAAGACATCAGGATGGCAAGAGATCACATGGTTGTGTGGCGACAGGCTCTCATCGAGTTCATGAATAAGCCTAGTGGCCCGCGTGGCAGCACAAGGACTTTGGAAGCATGGCGCTGTTCTGTCATGATTGACGCCTGCAAAAGCAACGATGTGATTTGCCTGGCCCTCCATCAGTTTTATTGTCTTTG TTGGAGAATGTTCGGGCCCGGTGATGCCTATGTGGCACAAGAATTCGCCAACGCTCTCCAAGCGGACAAGGCACACGAGATGCAGGCCGCGATGCAGCCCTCTAATTGGGCCTACCTTCGACAAGGGCGGGAAAATATCAAACGGAGATATGTAGCCATTACAAGCCGTTTAATCTCGCAATCTAATAATACAG TCGCCAGATACACAGCTGCACAGGCGCCGTCCGGTCCGACGGCGAGTGCCAACCAGAGCCACAACACAGCGACTGCTGCACCAGTGTCTTCGATTCCCTTCGGCGAGCCAGTTCCCTCAGTCAGCACATCATCGCACGCCAGTTGGAACTCATTAGCCAAGCCTgttcgtcaacatcaccttGACACACGGCAAATGCCTCCGAGCACACGGGCCGAAATGCCACAAGCACCACAGAATGCCTCATTGGGTACGAGATTCTCGGTCACTCCTCTTGGCGAGGCAGAGTATCCTCAGAATCCCTATGATTGGACGTCAGTTCAGTCTGGCCTTCACCTGGCTCGAACACGCAGCCCGGAGAGAGTCAGTGCCGGGGGCACTAAGAGCTGGGCTCGATACTACCAGTTTCTTGACCGATTTGCGCTTGAACCAACTGCCCTAATTCGCCAAAAGGGAATCATCCAAACGCTTGAATTTGCAGTATCAGCAACTGAGTTTGCAGAAAAGTCTCAGCCAATATACTCAAAACAATGCACATCTCATCAGTATCATCAAGGGGCCTTGCGGTACCGCCTTAAACTAAGTGGAAAGCGACCAGAGAATGCTGCAACAAGCATGGCAGACTGGGCTATATCACCTTGCACCTGGCCAGCAGAGATTtatatcaatatcaatgaCGACCCAGTATTTCCCCAGCGACCTCAGCATTTCCATCAACACTTACCGATTGAGCTCACAGATACGATAAGACCGGGAATCAACACTGTGAAGATTAGCCTGCCCGAGAATGTTGACAACTACAGGAGGATTTCTACGTATTACTTGGCTGTTGAGATTATTAAAATTATGGATCACGAGTCGACTTCGGCTATGGTGCTTGATCTGGAGGCATTTAGTGCTGAGCAGATGAGGAGCGAAATCAAACGGCGGATACAGCCCAGTGATTCGGGATCGAACGATGTGGTTGTTCAGGACGAGTCGCTGAGCATATCCTTGACAGACCCGTTCAGCGCTTGCATGATTGAGTCGCCTGTTCGAGGAATACGATGTAAGCATCTTGAATGCTTTGACTTGGAGATCTGGCTGCAAACGCGTCGAGGCAAGCAATCCCAGAGTAGAACAGAGCCATCGCTGGCTGATGGATGGAAATGCCCTATATGTGGTGAATACGCTGGGCCGCGGTGTCTTCAGAAGGACGAATATTTGCTCAGTGTTCGACAGGGGTTGGCTCAGGctggcaagacatggacaaagAGCATCAAGGTCACCGCGGATGGTAATTGGACTGCGACTGAATTGCCAACGGATATCGATGGGCAAGGAGGTGATGCAACGGGGGGGAAACAAATCAAGGTAGAACCCGAAGTCATTGAGATCTTGGACGACTGA